The genomic stretch TGCAATATACAGTAGGAAAGTTTATTCCTTTCTTTATTGAACACAAGAGACAAACTCGTGATCATTGACTCATTCCAATATTTCCCCTAAGTAAGCtcattcagaaagaaaaacaggttTAATTTTGAGCTGCATGCGCAACTGTCACGAGAAGAACTTAAATGTTACCGCTATATAAGAACgtacaaagaaaataacaataacaacacaaTCTTTTCATACAACTTCTcatccacatgttgtggtttaggcattctgtatccctcCTCTAGCaactttgccattttttttccatctttccCTGGATACGGTGAACCACCTAAAATAAAGCGGGTACTCTCAATACACTTCAAGGGCCTGACACTTGTAAATATATTTCTACAATATAATTCCTCCACCGTTGttccttgtttatttgtttgtttgtttgtttgttttcgaaTAAGTTCAGCGACTGAGGCAATCTAAGGTGGCCTGGCAGGTACAAAACACAAAGGCAAAACTGAATTCCTCAGAGAATGGTACACCATGCTTACTTCATGACCACGTATCAACACAAATGCCACTTTTGTTGACACGTTGACGCTAAACTTAATAGTCTGGTTATTAATCTCGCCACCTACCAATCGTGAAGATCTCATAGAGGAGAACTCCGTAGCTCCATCTGTAAAACAGACGAGATGCATTAAAGGAAATAAACGTTCTGGTCTATACtgttaaaaaaggtaaattaaacATCTTCGGCAAAACATCGTGGGAAGCACACTAGACTTGTAATAGGAGCGGGACCTGGGCCGTTACTTATAACTCAAAGCCAGAAAGGGTATTACCACCCCTTCTAAATAGGATGCCTCCACATCTCcacatcaattttaaaaaaatacaatgcaTAACATACATTAGACATCCAATCACTTTACCCAATTTCCTTATGGACTTTATGAAGCCCTTGTACTCACACATCACTCTTTGTAGAATATTTTCCGTACAGCAATGCCTCAATGGCAGTCCATTTAACAGGAAGACGTCCCTAAATTAAAAACCATAGAATTGGTCGGCAAAACTGAGGaaaagatcatgatcaaggaTAAGTACAACTTCACCCACAGCAGACTGTTCAGAGATCTCTAGCAAAGAGAACAAATTCGGTACCTTAGACTTCCGTTGATAAATGCTCTCCTCTTTGACGTCTCTGGCCATACCAAAGTCTGTTACTTTGCACGTTTCTCCTTTtccaaccaacacattacgAGCTGCAAGGTCTCGATGGATAATCTAcgacaatttaaaaaaaatcattaatgtCAATGAATTGAGGGGTCCAGAATAATTGAacgaaaataatgaaaagttaTGACTTATGTCATATTTCAGCAACATATGCCAAAGTAACAGTTCAGTAACTAGAGATAGCGTTCCTACTTACTGGTATCGATGACAAATACGACATTCCATCGGCAACTTGCCACgcaaacttcatcagctgctTTGACGTCAGATTACTTTGgggtttgatatccgggtcttcGAAGTAAGTGTCatttaatccacggctctttctgAGGTATCCCAGTAGATCTCCATAGGGTACGTATTCAATCAACACCATCAATGGCCCTGTAAAGCATGGTAAACGTGAAAATGTGCTTATATTAGGCAGTAGATCTGCTCTTTGTTTTGGCTGCTTGGGCGATTAAAGTACACTTTTCCATATTTACCAGATTTCGTGACACATCCCAGAAGTTTAATAACATGAGGATGAGCATCGAGTTCCTTCATCAATCGAAGTTCGGACAACAAGTCCTTCCTGTCCGACTCAGAAGCGTGATCTGCAAGATGATCACCCAACAGCTGTTACCTTTAAAAACAATATCAGTAACTGGACCTCAGaaaatatcagttgatattctctgaCTTGCTGAATCAAAATAAGTGGCACATTTCCTTCCGAACTTTGAGCTCCGTGTTGTTTAGTGATTGAACATCCTATCTAAAATCACAAGGTTATGAAATGATAATAGTCATGAAATATCTTTTACAAGTTTATCTTTGGAGCTCGTGTGTAAAGCTCAAAAATACGGACTGAATTGGGTCTGTAATACTCTGCAAGTAAGTATAAATTTCTATAAGTTTCAAACATTATTCTCAGTCGACAAATACAATGACAAAACCCTTCACTCCACTGCTATACCAGTATGACCATGCTTtaatgaaattgattttaattagCTTAAGATTTGTACAAAACAATTGCTGAGCGGCATACGCTTAGCAgagacattttttccttttcccgcTGAGGTTTAATGTTGAAAGGGACCACCCTTATGTTAATTTGAATTCGGAAAAACAGTATTTGAGAATTGCTACTTTTGAAAAGGTGGGAGGGAGGAGTGTCGATTGTTGGCGAGAATTTAATTCTCTGCAAATAAACGTCTCTGTCGTTATGTTCTTGCAGGAAAAGATATAGTTCTGAtaaatttgtaagaaaattgtACGGCTTCAGATATCAGAGGGCGCTGCACCAGCAAGTTTCATGCTGAGGCCACGTAAGAAGCTTGTCGTGTCATGTCTCGATTACGCAGGTCTGGTCAACTCATTCATGGTctataaatgactgtaaatatatgcaAATCACACAAGGGAACTACGTTTGAGGAAACGATCTGGATATGGAATCGATCCTCGTAGTTATGAACACTGCTTaagtagaagagaaaataaggcccgtacaggcctgaactTTTTTCAGGCGTTATTTTCACTACCACTTTaatagtgttcataactgcgaggatcacgTCCATATCTATTCATGGTCTGTTTGATAGCTGGTTTTAAATTGTCTCACGATCTTGATCAACTAACTGAGGTACGTTTAGTTGACCGCTGATTGTACTACTGCTAAATGAACCTTACTCTCCCCATTAAggaaggggtggggggaggggagattAGGTTTGCCTTGCTACCTTCAGGATTGAGAAGAAGGCTGAATCTTTTGACGCTACCTGCCTAATGCTGAGTCTTTCCATGGGAGTGTTGCCGTTGGAATTTCACTGAAACACATACTATTATTTGAAGTATTTGATACCTTTCAACATCTTAACAGCCACAAGTGTCTTTGTAGGTTTCCCCTGGAGGCCCATGACTGTTGccttggcaacctgaccaaaagcccCTTTACCAACGACCTTTTCTAGAGTCACATGCTCTGTAGGAATCTCCCAACAGCGTGGTGATGAGTATATAGAGGTGTATTCAGTGACGGACTGGCTCGGTTGTGGACAGTTCGCCGGTGACCGATTCCTCTCATCCAATGCCATATACTGATGGCTTTGAGAAGCTTCCGCCATCTCAAGTTCAGTCTTTtgagtttaaaataataaaaggaatCATTAACTAGGGCTACAGCGGAACGTTTTTCAAATCTACCTTCTTTTTCATTCCGTGGTTCATGTCAAAGTTTTCTTGCGAATGTGTTGCAtaatatcatcattataattatataaaagtagaaaaataaaatgtgctGGCTcgtattaaattttaaattttcttcagctGTCTCCTGTAGGAATTTCATGACCACTTATGACACTATCTTCCATTCTTTGGGAGTTACTACTGGAAGTGcgataataaaaaattaaaaaataataatataaaggTGCTGGCTCGTAttaaactttcaattttgttcttctGTTTCCTACAGATTACACTGATGATCGT from Pocillopora verrucosa isolate sample1 unplaced genomic scaffold, ASM3666991v2 scaffold_97, whole genome shotgun sequence encodes the following:
- the LOC136278867 gene encoding proto-oncogene tyrosine-protein kinase receptor Ret-like isoform X1 yields the protein MADCEVMVKVLINITMVITSEGCTDGKYDISSLLTRLKEVMEDAFAWRFAGFKSVQLKSNIRCESATFYLALIIDSKVKEQDVIIVLRNASRDGKFGDFTMSAIKRTRLQIDLETGTTEAGTITSPGSATGITVGAVVGSIAALAVAAGIFVFFVWKWRKNSNETRRRERTNRDTIEEIENVFTELEMAEASQSHQYMALDERNRSPANCPQPSQSVTEYTSIYSSPRCWEIPTEHVTLEKVVGKGAFGQVAKATVMGLQGKPTKTLVAVKMLKDHASESDRKDLLSELRLMKELDAHPHVIKLLGCVTKSGPLMVLIEYVPYGDLLGYLRKSRGLNDTYFEDPDIKPQSNLTSKQLMKFAWQVADGMSYLSSIPIIHRDLAARNVLVGKGETCKVTDFGMARDVKEESIYQRKSKGRLPVKWTAIEALLYGKYSTKSDVWSYGVLLYEIFTIGGSPYPGKDGKKMAKLLEEGYRMPKPQHVDEKLYDIMTNCWNDDPNLRPSFENLREELKEMENQHKGLINLSNYDDRLYVNVDDLAV
- the LOC136278867 gene encoding proto-oncogene tyrosine-protein kinase receptor Ret-like isoform X2, whose product is MADCEVMVKVLINITMVITSEGCTDGKYDISSLLTRLKEVMEDAFAWRFAGFKSVQLKSNIRCESATFYLALIIDSKVKEQDVIIVLRNASRDGKFGDFTMSAIKRTRLQIDLETGTTEAGTITSPGSATGITVGAVVGSIAALAVAAGIFVFFVWKWRKNSNETRRRERTNRDTIEEIENVFTELEMAEASQSHQYMALDERNRSPANCPQPSQSVTEYTSIYSSPRCWEIPTEHVTLEKVVGKGAFGQVAKATVMGLQGKPTKTLVAVKMLKDHASESDRKDLLSELRLMKELDAHPHVIKLLGCVTKSGPLMVLIEYVPYGDLLGYLRKSRGLNDTYFEDPDIKPQSNLTSKQLMKFAWQVADGMSYLSSIPIIHRDLAARNVLVGKGETCKVTDFGMARDVKEESIYQRKSKGRLPVKWTAIEALLYGKYSTKSDVWSYGVLLYEIFTIGGSPYPGKDGKKMAKLLEEGYRMPKPQHVDEKLYDIMTNCWNDDPNLRPSFENLREELKEMENQHKEHEDCSR